In Salinigranum marinum, one DNA window encodes the following:
- a CDS encoding methyltransferase domain-containing protein — MGVLENKARARLFYKYLSKVYDQVNPFIWDDEMREEALSMVEIERDDRVLDVGCGTGFATEGLLGRTDDVHGLDQSIHQMEKAFEKFGKRDRVKFYRGDAERLPFKDGSFDVVWSSGSIEYWPNPVDALVEFRRVVKPGNQVLVVGPDDPKSSVFQKLADAIMLFYDEEEAQRMFEEAGFDDIEHRVLQRRPGSPRAIVTVARAPDA; from the coding sequence ATGGGAGTCCTCGAAAACAAGGCTCGCGCGCGCCTGTTCTACAAGTATCTCTCCAAGGTGTACGACCAGGTGAACCCGTTCATCTGGGACGACGAGATGCGCGAGGAGGCACTCTCGATGGTCGAGATCGAACGGGACGACCGGGTGCTCGACGTCGGCTGCGGGACGGGCTTTGCCACCGAGGGGCTCCTCGGACGCACCGACGACGTCCACGGTCTCGACCAGTCGATCCACCAGATGGAGAAGGCGTTCGAGAAGTTCGGCAAGCGCGACCGGGTGAAGTTCTACCGGGGAGATGCCGAACGACTCCCGTTCAAGGACGGGAGCTTCGACGTGGTGTGGTCGTCGGGGTCGATCGAGTACTGGCCCAACCCCGTCGACGCGCTCGTGGAGTTCCGCCGCGTGGTGAAGCCGGGGAACCAGGTGCTCGTCGTGGGTCCCGACGATCCCAAGTCCTCGGTGTTCCAGAAGCTCGCCGACGCAATCATGCTGTTTTACGACGAGGAGGAGGCCCAGCGGATGTTCGAGGAGGCCGGCTTCGACGACATCGAACACCGCGTCCTCCAGCGGCGACCGGGCTCGCCGCGCGCGATCGTCACCGTGGCGCGCGCTCCCGACGCCTGA
- a CDS encoding V-type ATP synthase subunit I, with product MLRPEQMSKVSVTGSKKVMDDVVETVHGLNLLHVTEYDGSWDGFQPGNPTSGAESASDKLVTIRSIESILDVDESDAGPTRVVSDEALAEDLADVRARVNELDDRRSEIESELRDVEEQVEGMEPFVDLGIDLDLLSGYESIDVSVGEGNRDLVEDALASSSAVRNYRVFVSDSGSTLGIFARPAEGESLSDALVGTEFAAFAIPDVSDVPDDIKGADGAVPPETYVQELDSRRRKLQSRLDTVDDELEEVKLDAAGFLLAAEERLSIEVQKTEAPLTFATTKNAFVAEGWIPTTRYGDFVAELTDAVGDHVEIQRLEDAQFNRHGGEELREQYTGGGTPAAADGGGTEATANADGGQEVKADGGSVVMRNDEPPTIQNNHSVVKPFEVLVNAVGRPKYTEFDPTLLVFLTFPAFFGFMIGDLGYGIIYTLIGYGLYSKFESPAFRSMGGITIAAGLFTMLFGILYGELFGLHTIASVFWEGVVGLEHAPIEKGLSPATAEWALAWLFVSVLIGIVHLNIGWILDFIENLEFHDFKHALYESGSWLLMVNGLWIWIFSDVVRGTAPEFIYTTFSSEGVIALGFSGFPVVVGWAGLAVFAVGLVLLIIGEPIEAVEFLNVLVNVLSYTRIAAVLLAKAGMAFTVNLLFFGVYVDSKGGWHFGVDGMPTIPAGTDSVMYHGYEVTEVMFGGLVHGGLAFVLVGLLVLVIGHALVLALGVTSAGLQAVRLEYVEFFNKFFDGGGTEYSPFGYERKYTADD from the coding sequence ATGCTCAGACCTGAGCAGATGAGCAAAGTGTCGGTGACGGGCTCGAAGAAGGTCATGGACGACGTCGTCGAGACGGTCCACGGCCTCAACCTGCTCCACGTCACCGAGTACGACGGTTCCTGGGACGGCTTCCAGCCGGGCAACCCGACCAGCGGGGCCGAGTCCGCCTCCGACAAGCTCGTCACGATCCGCTCGATCGAGAGCATCCTCGACGTCGACGAGAGCGACGCCGGGCCGACCCGCGTCGTCTCCGACGAGGCCCTAGCGGAGGACCTCGCAGACGTCCGCGCCCGCGTCAACGAACTCGACGATCGACGCAGCGAGATCGAATCCGAACTCCGCGACGTCGAAGAGCAGGTTGAGGGAATGGAGCCGTTCGTCGACCTCGGGATCGACCTCGACCTCCTCTCGGGGTACGAGTCGATCGACGTGTCGGTGGGTGAGGGCAACCGCGACCTCGTCGAGGACGCGCTCGCCTCGTCGTCGGCGGTGCGCAACTACCGGGTGTTCGTCAGCGACAGCGGGTCGACGCTCGGGATCTTCGCCCGGCCGGCCGAGGGCGAGTCGCTCTCGGATGCGCTCGTCGGCACGGAGTTCGCCGCGTTCGCGATCCCGGACGTCTCGGACGTGCCGGACGACATCAAAGGAGCCGACGGCGCGGTGCCGCCGGAGACGTACGTCCAGGAACTCGACAGCCGTCGCCGGAAGCTCCAGTCGCGACTGGACACCGTCGACGACGAACTCGAAGAGGTCAAGCTCGACGCCGCGGGCTTCCTGCTCGCCGCGGAGGAGCGGCTGTCGATCGAGGTCCAGAAGACCGAAGCGCCGCTCACCTTCGCGACGACGAAGAACGCCTTCGTCGCCGAGGGCTGGATCCCCACGACGCGGTACGGCGACTTCGTCGCCGAGCTCACGGACGCGGTCGGCGACCACGTCGAGATCCAGCGGCTCGAAGACGCCCAGTTCAACCGCCACGGCGGCGAGGAGCTCCGCGAGCAGTACACCGGTGGCGGTACGCCCGCGGCCGCGGACGGCGGCGGGACGGAGGCGACGGCGAACGCCGACGGTGGTCAGGAAGTGAAAGCCGACGGCGGAAGCGTCGTGATGCGGAACGACGAGCCGCCGACCATCCAGAACAACCACAGCGTCGTCAAACCGTTCGAGGTGCTCGTCAACGCGGTCGGCCGCCCGAAGTATACGGAGTTCGACCCGACGCTGCTCGTCTTCCTCACGTTCCCGGCTTTCTTCGGCTTCATGATCGGCGACCTCGGATACGGGATCATTTACACGCTGATCGGCTACGGCCTCTACTCGAAGTTCGAGTCGCCGGCGTTCCGGTCGATGGGTGGCATCACCATCGCGGCCGGCCTCTTCACGATGCTGTTCGGTATCCTCTACGGCGAGCTATTCGGCCTCCACACCATCGCGTCGGTGTTCTGGGAAGGCGTCGTCGGCCTCGAACACGCCCCGATCGAGAAGGGGCTCTCGCCCGCCACCGCCGAGTGGGCGCTGGCGTGGCTCTTCGTGAGCGTACTCATCGGCATCGTTCACCTCAACATAGGCTGGATCCTCGACTTCATCGAGAACCTCGAGTTCCACGACTTCAAACACGCGCTCTACGAGTCCGGTTCGTGGCTGCTGATGGTGAACGGTCTCTGGATCTGGATCTTCAGCGACGTCGTCCGGGGGACCGCTCCCGAGTTCATCTACACGACGTTCTCGAGCGAGGGAGTCATCGCGCTGGGCTTCTCCGGCTTCCCAGTCGTCGTCGGATGGGCGGGGCTCGCGGTGTTCGCGGTCGGACTCGTCCTCCTCATAATCGGCGAACCCATCGAAGCCGTCGAGTTCCTGAACGTGCTCGTCAACGTGCTGTCGTACACCCGAATCGCCGCGGTGTTGCTGGCGAAGGCAGGGATGGCGTTCACCGTCAACCTCCTGTTCTTCGGGGTGTACGTCGACAGTAAAGGCGGGTGGCACTTCGGCGTCGACGGCATGCCGACCATTCCGGCCGGCACCGACTCCGTAATGTATCACGGCTACGAGGTCACCGAGGTCATGTTCGGCGGCCTCGTCCACGGCGGCTTGGCGTTCGTGCTCGTCGGCCTCCTCGTGCTCGTGATCGGTCACGCGCTGGTGCTGGCGCTCGGCGTCACGAGCGCCGGTCTACAGGCGGTGCGTCTCGAGTACGTCGAGTTCTTCAACAAGTTCTTCGACGGGGGCGGCACCGAGTACAGCCCGTTCGGCTACGAGCGGAAGTACACCGCCGACGACTGA
- a CDS encoding V-type ATP synthase subunit C: MSAAGSSNPEYVNARVRARRSALFADEDYRKLVRMSTAEIARFMEESAYEEEINALGARHSGVDLIEYALNRNLAKQFDDILGWAKGRLYDLIARYLRKFDAWNVKTVIRGIYSDASREEIEADLIRAGEFDDRLVNRLLDAPSIEEVIDTLHRTIFGAPLEEAFEEYESSGVLVPLENAVDRVFYENLLSEVRWDEATEQYRDILLAEVDFRNARNALRLARSGADIDPAEYYIAGGQLFSRAELGSLATNPDELVQRIRDSTYGDDLSEALDDFESAESLIAFERALETALLEYSSSLGNVFPLSVSPVISYILAKEREVDNIRAIARAREAGLSPEQIEEELVIL; encoded by the coding sequence ATGAGCGCCGCCGGCAGCTCGAATCCGGAGTACGTCAACGCCCGCGTTCGAGCCCGTCGGAGCGCCCTCTTCGCGGACGAGGACTACCGCAAGCTCGTGCGGATGAGCACCGCTGAGATCGCCCGGTTCATGGAGGAGTCGGCGTACGAAGAAGAGATCAACGCGCTCGGGGCGAGACACTCCGGCGTCGACCTCATCGAGTACGCACTGAACCGGAACCTCGCGAAGCAGTTCGACGACATCCTCGGCTGGGCGAAGGGTCGGCTGTACGACCTGATTGCCCGCTACCTCCGGAAGTTCGACGCGTGGAACGTCAAGACCGTCATCCGGGGCATCTACTCGGACGCCTCCCGCGAGGAGATCGAGGCCGATCTCATCCGTGCTGGCGAGTTCGACGACCGCCTCGTCAACCGGCTGTTGGACGCTCCCAGCATCGAGGAGGTCATCGACACGCTCCACCGGACCATCTTCGGGGCTCCCCTCGAGGAGGCGTTCGAGGAGTACGAGTCCTCGGGCGTGTTGGTCCCGCTGGAGAACGCCGTCGACCGCGTCTTCTACGAGAACCTCCTCTCGGAGGTTCGGTGGGACGAGGCGACCGAGCAGTACCGCGATATCCTCCTGGCGGAGGTCGACTTCCGGAACGCGCGGAACGCGCTGCGGCTGGCCCGCAGCGGCGCGGACATCGACCCTGCGGAGTACTACATCGCCGGGGGACAGCTGTTCTCCCGCGCGGAACTCGGCAGCCTGGCGACGAACCCGGACGAACTCGTCCAGCGGATCCGCGACTCGACGTACGGTGACGACCTCTCGGAGGCGCTCGACGACTTCGAGTCGGCCGAGAGCCTCATCGCGTTCGAGCGCGCGCTCGAAACGGCGCTGTTGGAGTACTCGTCGAGCTTGGGGAACGTCTTTCCCCTCTCGGTGAGTCCGGTGATCTCGTACATCCTCGCGAAGGAGCGCGAAGTCGACAACATCCGGGCCATCGCCCGGGCCCGCGAAGCCGGTCTCTCCCCCGAACAGATCGAGGAGGAACTGGTGATACTATGA
- a CDS encoding type IV pilin produces the protein MRALAPLAGVLLLALTVGLASVAAGAVFAAADVTDGPPPRASLSLAVEDRTLTFTHRGGDTLDVRRLRLVVTVDGDPLAHQPPVPFFAARGSRSGPTGPFNRATDPRWSAGEVATLRVAGTNQPALSTADIVTVRVSVGGTPLADLSARPS, from the coding sequence ATGCGCGCGCTCGCGCCGCTGGCAGGCGTCCTCCTCCTGGCACTCACGGTGGGGCTCGCCTCCGTCGCCGCGGGGGCCGTCTTCGCCGCCGCCGACGTGACCGACGGTCCGCCGCCACGAGCGTCGCTGTCGCTCGCTGTCGAGGACCGGACGCTCACGTTCACCCACCGCGGCGGCGACACCCTCGACGTCCGCCGACTCAGGCTCGTGGTGACGGTCGACGGCGACCCGCTCGCACACCAGCCACCGGTGCCGTTCTTCGCGGCCCGAGGGTCCCGCTCCGGTCCGACCGGACCGTTCAATCGCGCGACCGACCCCCGATGGTCGGCGGGGGAGGTCGCGACGCTCCGCGTCGCCGGGACGAACCAGCCGGCGCTCTCGACTGCGGACATCGTCACCGTGCGCGTGTCCGTCGGCGGCACGCCGCTCGCGGATCTGTCGGCGCGTCCGTCGTGA
- a CDS encoding helix-turn-helix transcriptional regulator, with protein MRSAALIFALLIILSGVAPAAALVPTGVDDGWEPATAAGLVAQRGIAQTTVDDDQPATEIRVELEADTDARWTVTYRYDLADENEVEAFRSLAREYEAGRSDIGLDVGVFRSVADQASESTGRPMQIQDVERNATVERNVTTPRTATGVDTTPDAADTQPVGNATGVVRLSFTWTNFLERNDDGSLELGDVFATTDGGTWLSSLGADQRLTVVTPPGFVISGTSFPIQQQNGSLIIDGPREFASEERLVVTYRPGDEAEIPWMLITTGGVAVAVVLALIGFLVYRGRSAERSAPDGTALTNGGETTATESEGSTSADEVAATPDTTPPAAAGGSNAEPGTVEEPPDDAADEGEEEPDFELLSDEERVEYLLEQRGGRMKQANIVKETGWSDAKVSQLLSAMAEQGRVEKLRLGRENLISLPDETVVEDGRDGE; from the coding sequence ATGCGGAGCGCCGCGCTCATCTTCGCCCTCCTCATCATCCTCTCCGGCGTGGCACCGGCGGCAGCGTTGGTCCCCACCGGTGTCGACGACGGATGGGAGCCAGCGACAGCCGCGGGTCTCGTCGCCCAGCGGGGTATCGCACAGACCACGGTCGACGACGACCAACCGGCGACGGAGATCCGCGTCGAACTCGAAGCCGACACCGACGCTCGCTGGACGGTCACGTACCGGTACGATCTGGCAGACGAGAACGAAGTCGAGGCGTTCCGGTCGCTCGCACGGGAGTACGAGGCTGGCCGGTCCGACATCGGGCTCGACGTCGGCGTCTTCCGGTCGGTGGCGGACCAGGCGTCGGAGTCGACGGGCCGACCCATGCAGATCCAGGACGTCGAGCGGAACGCCACGGTCGAGCGGAACGTGACCACTCCGCGGACGGCAACGGGCGTCGACACGACTCCCGACGCCGCCGACACGCAGCCGGTCGGGAACGCGACCGGCGTCGTCCGCCTGTCGTTCACCTGGACGAACTTCCTCGAGCGGAACGACGACGGCAGCCTCGAGCTCGGTGACGTGTTCGCGACGACCGACGGCGGGACGTGGCTGTCGTCGCTCGGCGCCGATCAGCGGCTCACGGTCGTCACCCCGCCGGGATTCGTCATCAGCGGCACGAGCTTCCCGATCCAACAGCAGAACGGCTCGCTCATCATCGACGGGCCGCGGGAGTTCGCCAGCGAGGAGCGACTCGTCGTCACCTACCGCCCGGGCGACGAGGCGGAGATCCCCTGGATGCTCATCACGACCGGTGGCGTCGCCGTCGCGGTCGTCCTCGCGCTCATCGGCTTCCTCGTCTACCGCGGCCGCTCGGCGGAGCGCTCGGCGCCCGACGGGACCGCCCTGACCAACGGCGGCGAGACCACGGCGACCGAAAGCGAGGGGTCGACTAGCGCCGACGAGGTGGCGGCGACACCCGACACGACGCCGCCGGCCGCCGCGGGAGGGTCGAATGCCGAACCGGGGACCGTCGAGGAGCCGCCGGACGACGCAGCGGACGAAGGAGAGGAGGAACCGGACTTCGAGTTGCTCTCCGACGAGGAGCGCGTCGAGTACCTCCTCGAACAGCGCGGCGGGCGGATGAAGCAGGCGAACATCGTCAAGGAGACCGGCTGGTCGGACGCGAAGGTGTCGCAGCTCCTGTCGGCGATGGCGGAGCAAGGCCGCGTCGAGAAGCTCCGGCTCGGCCGCGAGAACCTCATTTCGCTCCCCGACGAGACGGTCGTCGAGGACGGCCGCGACGGCGAGTAA
- a CDS encoding V-type ATP synthase subunit F, with amino-acid sequence MSQEIAVVGSPDFTTGFRLAGVRKFQNVPDEQKDALLDEAVMETLDDDEVGIIVMHDEDMDHLSRQARQAVEGSIEPVLVTLGGAGSGGLREQIKRAIGIDLMDE; translated from the coding sequence ATGAGTCAGGAGATCGCGGTCGTCGGGAGTCCGGATTTCACCACGGGCTTTCGCCTCGCGGGCGTTCGGAAGTTCCAGAACGTCCCCGACGAACAGAAGGACGCATTGCTCGACGAGGCCGTCATGGAGACGCTCGACGACGACGAGGTCGGCATCATCGTGATGCACGACGAAGACATGGACCACCTGTCCCGGCAGGCTCGACAGGCCGTCGAGGGGAGCATCGAACCGGTGCTCGTCACCCTCGGCGGGGCCGGGTCGGGCGGCCTCCGCGAACAGATCAAGCGAGCCATCGGCATCGACCTAATGGACGAATAA
- the ahaH gene encoding ATP synthase archaeal subunit H, whose translation MPRPEVLDRIKQAEQEADEIVAEAESDREELISEARTAAEQIRAEAEEEAAELEESRLESAREEIEADRQRLLEEGADDRQRLRDEAESNVEEAVEYAIDRFEEAVHAQT comes from the coding sequence ATGCCGAGACCAGAGGTTCTCGACCGAATCAAACAGGCCGAACAGGAGGCCGACGAGATCGTCGCGGAGGCCGAGTCCGACCGCGAGGAGCTGATCTCAGAGGCACGAACAGCGGCCGAGCAAATCCGGGCGGAGGCCGAGGAGGAGGCCGCCGAACTGGAGGAGTCGCGGCTCGAATCGGCCCGCGAGGAGATCGAGGCCGACCGCCAGCGCCTGCTGGAGGAAGGGGCCGACGACCGCCAGCGGCTCCGCGACGAGGCCGAATCCAACGTCGAGGAGGCGGTCGAGTACGCTATCGACCGGTTCGAGGAGGCGGTGCATGCTCAGACCTGA
- a CDS encoding F0F1 ATP synthase subunit C produces the protein MIDAATQMANVVLQEGASAPAIPAQAAAALAVGLAAFGAGYAERGIGAAAVGAVAEDESLFVQGLIFTVLPETLVILALVVVFLVG, from the coding sequence ATGATTGACGCTGCAACCCAGATGGCGAACGTCGTACTGCAGGAAGGCGCATCCGCTCCCGCGATCCCCGCTCAGGCCGCTGCCGCCCTGGCGGTCGGACTGGCTGCGTTCGGTGCGGGCTACGCCGAGCGTGGTATCGGTGCCGCCGCGGTCGGCGCGGTCGCCGAGGACGAGAGCCTCTTCGTGCAGGGACTGATCTTCACAGTGCTGCCGGAGACGCTCGTTATTCTCGCGCTCGTCGTCGTCTTCCTGGTCGGCTAA
- a CDS encoding ATP synthase subunit B, with amino-acid sequence MKKYQTITEISGPLVFAEVDEPIGYDEIVEIETPAGETKRGQVLESSEGLVAIQVFEGTTGIDRNASVTFLGETLKMPVTEDLLGRVLDGSGQPIDGGPEIVPDERRDIVGAAINPYSREYPEEFIQTGVSAIDGMNTLVRGQKLPIFSGSGLPHNDLALQVARQATVPEEEEGGEEASEFAVIFGAMGITAEEANEFMEDFERTGALERSVVFMNLADDPAVERTVTPRLALTTAEYLAFDKGYHVLVILTDMTNYCEALREIGAAREEVPGRRGYPGYMYTDLAQLYERAGRIEGREGSVTQIPILTMPGDDDTHPIPDLTGYITEGQIYVDRDLNSQGVQPPVNVLPSLSRLMDDGIGEGLTRADHADVSDQMYAAYAEGEDLRDLVNIVGREALSERDNKYLDFAERFEDEFVDQGFTTERSIDETLDIGWDLLSMLPKEELNRIDEELIEQHYRDDETSEAVEAEA; translated from the coding sequence ATGAAGAAGTACCAGACTATCACCGAGATCAGCGGTCCGCTGGTGTTCGCCGAAGTCGACGAACCGATCGGGTACGACGAGATCGTCGAGATCGAGACGCCCGCGGGGGAGACCAAGCGCGGCCAGGTGCTCGAATCCTCCGAGGGCCTCGTGGCCATCCAGGTGTTCGAGGGCACCACCGGTATCGACAGGAACGCCTCCGTCACGTTCCTCGGCGAGACGTTGAAGATGCCCGTCACCGAGGACCTCCTCGGGCGGGTGCTCGACGGCTCCGGCCAGCCCATCGACGGCGGCCCGGAGATCGTCCCCGACGAACGTCGTGACATCGTCGGTGCCGCGATCAACCCCTACTCCCGGGAGTACCCCGAGGAGTTCATCCAGACGGGTGTGAGCGCTATCGACGGCATGAACACCCTCGTCCGCGGTCAGAAACTCCCCATCTTCTCCGGGTCGGGCCTGCCGCACAACGACCTCGCGCTCCAGGTCGCCCGCCAGGCGACCGTTCCCGAGGAGGAAGAGGGCGGCGAGGAGGCCTCGGAGTTCGCCGTCATCTTCGGCGCGATGGGCATTACGGCGGAGGAGGCAAACGAGTTCATGGAGGACTTCGAGCGCACCGGCGCGCTCGAACGCTCCGTCGTCTTCATGAACCTCGCGGACGACCCCGCCGTCGAGCGGACGGTCACGCCCCGGCTGGCGCTCACCACCGCCGAGTACCTCGCGTTCGACAAGGGCTACCACGTGCTCGTCATTCTGACGGACATGACGAACTACTGTGAGGCGCTGCGCGAGATCGGTGCCGCCCGCGAGGAGGTCCCGGGTCGCCGGGGCTACCCCGGGTACATGTACACCGACCTGGCCCAGCTGTACGAGCGCGCCGGCCGGATCGAGGGCCGCGAGGGGTCGGTGACCCAGATCCCGATCCTCACGATGCCGGGCGACGACGACACCCACCCGATCCCCGACCTGACGGGGTACATTACCGAGGGGCAGATCTACGTCGACCGCGACCTCAACAGCCAGGGCGTCCAGCCCCCGGTCAACGTACTGCCGTCGCTGTCGCGGCTCATGGACGACGGGATCGGCGAGGGGCTCACCCGCGCCGACCACGCCGACGTCTCCGACCAGATGTACGCCGCGTACGCCGAGGGCGAGGACCTCCGCGACCTGGTGAACATCGTCGGTCGCGAGGCCCTCTCCGAGCGAGACAACAAGTACCTCGACTTCGCCGAGCGCTTCGAGGACGAGTTCGTCGACCAGGGCTTTACCACGGAGCGCTCCATCGACGAGACGCTCGACATCGGCTGGGACCTGCTGTCGATGCTGCCGAAGGAGGAACTCAACCGGATCGACGAGGAACTCATCGAGCAGCACTACCGCGACGACGAGACGAGCGAAGCGGTCGAGGCCGAGGCGTAA
- a CDS encoding ATP synthase subunit A, whose product MSQATQDVREDGIIESVSGPVVQAVDLDARMNDVVYVGDEGLMGEVIEIEGDITTIQVYEETSGVAPGEPVENTGEPLTVDLGPGLLDSIYDGVQRPLDVLESKMNSAFLDRGVDAPGIDLEKEWAFEPTVEAGDEVAPGDVVGVVEETVSIDHKVMVPPDSDGGVVETAEAGDYNVEEAVVTLESGEGISMHQEWPVRSARPTVRKQTPTEPLVSGQRILDGLFPIAKGGTAAIPGPFGSGKTVTQHQLAKWADADIVVYVGCGERGNEMTEVIEDFPNLDDPKTGNPLMARTSLIANTSNMPVAARESCVYTGITIAEFYRDMGYDVALMADSTSRWAEAMREISSRLEEMPGEEGYPAYLSARLSQFYERAGYFENVNGSEGSISVIGAVSPPGGDFSEPVTQNTLRIVKCFWALDADLAERRHFPSINWNESYSLYREQLDPWFEDNVTAEWSEIRQWAIDTLDEEAELQEIVQLVGKDALPEDQQLTLEVARYLREAYLQQNAFHPTDTYCEPAKTYGILTAIKAFNDEAFDALNAGVPVPEITAIEAAPRLNRIGVQEEWEAYIEDLQNEIAEQLREKY is encoded by the coding sequence ATGAGTCAGGCAACACAGGACGTCCGCGAGGACGGCATCATCGAGAGCGTGAGCGGTCCGGTCGTGCAGGCCGTCGACCTCGACGCCCGCATGAACGACGTCGTCTACGTGGGCGACGAAGGGCTGATGGGCGAAGTCATCGAGATCGAGGGCGACATCACCACCATCCAGGTGTACGAGGAGACCTCGGGCGTCGCCCCGGGCGAACCCGTCGAGAACACGGGCGAACCCCTCACCGTGGACCTGGGGCCGGGGCTTCTGGACTCCATCTACGACGGCGTCCAGCGTCCCCTCGACGTCCTCGAATCCAAGATGAACAGTGCGTTCCTCGACCGCGGGGTCGACGCCCCGGGGATCGACCTCGAGAAGGAGTGGGCCTTCGAGCCAACCGTCGAGGCCGGTGACGAGGTCGCCCCCGGCGACGTCGTCGGCGTCGTTGAGGAGACGGTGAGCATCGACCACAAGGTTATGGTGCCGCCCGACTCCGACGGCGGCGTCGTCGAAACCGCCGAGGCCGGCGACTACAACGTCGAGGAGGCGGTCGTCACCCTCGAGAGCGGTGAGGGGATTTCGATGCACCAGGAGTGGCCGGTCCGCTCGGCCCGACCCACCGTCAGGAAGCAGACGCCGACCGAACCGCTCGTCTCGGGCCAGCGGATCCTCGACGGGCTGTTCCCCATCGCGAAGGGCGGGACGGCGGCGATCCCCGGGCCGTTCGGCTCCGGGAAGACCGTCACCCAGCACCAACTCGCCAAGTGGGCCGACGCGGACATCGTCGTCTACGTCGGCTGTGGCGAGCGCGGCAACGAGATGACCGAGGTGATCGAGGACTTCCCGAACCTCGACGACCCGAAGACGGGCAACCCGCTGATGGCCCGGACTTCGCTCATCGCCAACACGTCGAACATGCCCGTGGCCGCACGGGAGTCGTGCGTCTACACTGGCATCACCATCGCGGAGTTCTACCGCGACATGGGGTACGACGTGGCGCTGATGGCCGACTCCACCTCGCGGTGGGCCGAGGCCATGCGCGAGATCTCCTCCCGGCTGGAGGAGATGCCCGGCGAGGAGGGGTACCCCGCGTACCTGTCGGCGCGCCTCTCGCAGTTCTACGAGCGTGCCGGCTACTTCGAGAACGTCAACGGCTCCGAAGGCTCGATTTCGGTCATCGGTGCCGTCTCGCCGCCTGGCGGCGACTTCTCCGAGCCGGTCACGCAGAACACCCTGCGCATCGTCAAGTGCTTCTGGGCGCTCGACGCCGACTTGGCGGAGAGACGGCACTTCCCGTCGATCAACTGGAACGAGTCGTACTCGCTGTATCGGGAGCAGCTCGACCCCTGGTTCGAGGACAACGTCACCGCCGAGTGGTCGGAGATCCGTCAGTGGGCGATCGACACCCTCGACGAGGAGGCCGAACTGCAGGAGATCGTCCAGCTCGTCGGGAAGGACGCCCTGCCGGAGGACCAGCAGCTCACCCTCGAGGTGGCGCGCTACCTGCGCGAAGCGTACCTCCAGCAGAACGCGTTCCACCCGACGGACACCTACTGTGAGCCGGCGAAGACGTACGGCATCCTCACGGCGATCAAGGCGTTCAACGACGAGGCGTTCGACGCACTCAACGCGGGCGTCCCGGTGCCGGAGATCACGGCCATCGAGGCCGCCCCGCGCCTGAACCGGATCGGCGTCCAAGAAGAGTGGGAGGCGTACATCGAGGACCTCCAAAACGAGATCGCAGAACAACTCCGGGAGAAGTACTAA
- a CDS encoding V-type ATP synthase subunit E: protein MSLDTVVEDIRDEARARAEEIRAEGQERADEIIAEAEADAEAIVEEREQAVERQIAQEREQAVSGAKLEAKQERLEARRDALQSVRQQVETELGGLSGDTREELTRTLLEASATEFDEGSEVVVRGRAADEALLEEIIAEHDGFSLGDEPVDCLGGVVVESETSRVRVDNTFDSLLDTVWENNLKDVSGILFDQ from the coding sequence ATGAGTTTGGACACAGTTGTCGAGGACATTCGAGACGAAGCCCGCGCGCGCGCCGAAGAGATTCGTGCGGAGGGTCAAGAGCGCGCCGACGAGATCATCGCCGAGGCCGAAGCCGACGCCGAAGCGATCGTCGAAGAGCGCGAGCAGGCGGTCGAACGGCAGATCGCCCAGGAGCGCGAACAGGCGGTCTCCGGGGCCAAGCTCGAGGCCAAACAGGAACGCCTCGAAGCGCGGCGCGACGCGCTCCAGAGCGTCCGACAGCAGGTCGAGACGGAACTCGGGGGACTGTCGGGCGACACGCGCGAGGAGCTCACGCGAACCCTGCTCGAAGCCTCCGCCACGGAGTTCGACGAGGGTAGTGAGGTCGTCGTCCGCGGTCGGGCGGCCGACGAGGCGCTCTTGGAGGAGATCATCGCGGAGCACGACGGCTTCTCGCTCGGCGACGAACCCGTCGACTGTCTCGGCGGTGTCGTCGTCGAGTCGGAGACCTCGCGCGTCCGGGTGGACAACACGTTCGATTCGCTCCTCGATACGGTCTGGGAGAACAACCTGAAGGACGTCAGCGGCATCCTCTTCGACCAATGA